A single genomic interval of Littorina saxatilis isolate snail1 linkage group LG17, US_GU_Lsax_2.0, whole genome shotgun sequence harbors:
- the LOC138953790 gene encoding uncharacterized protein, producing the protein MVNILSALYVAGFERVFLHLEGEEPRGRWWEEVKKERNVTVMKAVRPSSVFQTKVDVVQHVSDVLRYITVYKYGGAYQDFDVIWATRLPDSLLAYPTVAGMEWVQEDKGWPESFNLGVILARPRAQWLRHYIETHTDFRDNDWGFNSLRMSYKTYELYPHQLQLDRKLQVICCAGTCHPAWEKPDYRRNGISDKRPTMPFSWQEVRAVHVTCPKPHPSLTSPNAVKIGKDMFVEIGRNVLIKSGRQHLIS; encoded by the exons ATGGTGAACATACTAAGTGCTCTGTACGTGGCGGGGTTTGAGAGGGTGTTTTTGCACCTGGAGGGGGAGGAGCCTAGGGGACGGTGGTGGGAGGAGGTGAAGAAGGAGAGGAATGTGACTGTGATGAAGGCGGTCAGGCCGAGCTCTGTGTTCCAGACCAAGGTGGACGTTGTGCAGCATGTCAGTGATGTCTTGAG GTACATTACAGTCTACAAATACGGAGGTGCCTACCAGGACTTTGACGTGATCTGGGCCACCCGTCTACCCGACTCTCTGCTGGCCTACCCGACAGTGGCCGGTATGGAGTGGGTACAGGAGGACAAGGGGTGGCCGGAATCGTTCAACTTAGGCGTCATCCTCGCTCGCCCCAGGGCCCAGTGGTTAAGGCACTACATCGAAACGCACACGGACTTCAGGGATAATGATTGGGGGTTCAATTCCTTGAGGATGTCGTACAAGACCTACGAGCTGTACCCGCACCAACTTCAACTGGATCGCAAATTGCAG GTGATCTGCTGTGCCGGAACATGTCACCCGGCGTGGGAGAAGCCGGACTACCGACGAAACGGGATCAGCGACAAGCGTCCCACAATGCCCTTCTCATGGCAGGAAGTGAGGGCTGTTCACGTGACCTGCCCCAAGCCCCACCCCTCCCTCACTTCCCCGAACGCCGTCAAGATTGGGAAGGACATGTTCGTAGAAATTGGGAGGAACGTTTTGATCAAAAGCGGTCGACAACATTTAATATCTTGA